A window of Selenomonas ruminantium subsp. lactilytica TAM6421 contains these coding sequences:
- a CDS encoding pentapeptide repeat-containing protein codes for MVEFFADDGDNPWAKARIRATDVLGDWQTFAGQAYRKDLWYVRYYDPDVIQSLLVQTQQKLLYIWLNRARYWMRELEDTPEFRKLSVTEDFQITVGAYRDWQEPIFRLRTDMDLLDAQGESLAGAFFVAKRYRDVVIEEIDAETAEFIDCRLEKVTFKDTNLCDCRFRNCRFYGVTFQDCKLAGASFEKSLLAACEFQNCDFNPDSEAMDANKLYRGVSFTGNKMQKCSFVACDFQGMHQRDNDLTDCEGAFV; via the coding sequence ATGGTAGAGTTTTTTGCTGATGATGGGGATAACCCTTGGGCGAAGGCAAGGATAAGAGCCACGGATGTTCTGGGGGACTGGCAGACTTTTGCCGGGCAGGCTTATCGCAAGGATTTGTGGTATGTTCGGTACTATGATCCGGATGTTATACAGTCGTTGTTGGTTCAGACGCAGCAGAAGCTCCTTTACATCTGGCTGAACCGGGCCAGGTACTGGATGCGTGAATTGGAAGACACGCCGGAGTTTCGCAAACTGTCAGTCACGGAGGATTTCCAGATTACCGTTGGCGCTTACCGTGACTGGCAGGAGCCGATATTCCGTCTGCGGACAGATATGGATTTGCTGGATGCGCAGGGGGAATCTTTGGCAGGAGCATTTTTCGTAGCGAAGCGATACCGCGATGTTGTCATCGAGGAAATAGATGCCGAAACAGCGGAGTTTATCGACTGCCGGTTGGAAAAAGTAACATTCAAGGACACCAATCTTTGCGACTGCCGTTTTCGAAACTGTAGATTCTATGGTGTTACATTTCAGGATTGCAAACTTGCTGGTGCAAGCTTTGAAAAGAGTCTTTTGGCTGCCTGTGAATTCCAAAACTGTGATTTCAATCCGGACTCAGAAGCTATGGATGCCAATAAGTTATATCGCGGAGTGTCTTTCACAGGAAATAAAATGCAGAAATGCAGTTTTGTCGCTTGTGATTTTCAAGGGATGCACCAACGGGATAATGATTTGACGGATTGTGAGGGGGCTTTTGTTTGA
- a CDS encoding PAAR-like protein, with protein MSDVKEYMTDKKKTHCSRGSWSDMVKTKGHGENNENEQYLNATDHWPIKNIFCYGYCRCTGMMCFPDTPKVWIDVDENALLDGAPRLTEKSRLLCKHGGEISFGEGEAYGLLEYIQDLIAGKYANSVAQNDLTSQLKKFYDNKLVSAYLDITGGYADVRVAVAGAGLLFASNTSTCGRMLGGAGVGALGIYGVGNIVNGAGEFLEGVGAGEHDWDFVKNGFKKISPEYGETIYDYGNLIKSGREAVKSKQVMDIISSGKDLNDVMDVTKRKMDEYANTIETTKVNIVEYVDDSAQQIKDNVDKWNNGTNDECTESVKVDKNLSVLFEIYGN; from the coding sequence ATGTCAGATGTAAAAGAATATATGACAGATAAGAAAAAAACACATTGCTCTAGGGGTAGTTGGTCGGATATGGTGAAAACGAAAGGACATGGTGAAAATAATGAGAATGAGCAATATTTAAATGCAACGGATCATTGGCCAATCAAAAATATTTTTTGTTATGGATACTGTCGATGTACAGGAATGATGTGTTTTCCTGATACACCTAAGGTTTGGATTGATGTTGATGAAAATGCACTATTAGATGGCGCTCCTCGTTTGACAGAAAAAAGTCGCTTGCTATGTAAGCATGGTGGCGAAATAAGTTTTGGTGAAGGTGAAGCATATGGCCTGCTAGAATACATTCAAGATTTGATTGCAGGAAAGTATGCTAATTCTGTCGCGCAGAATGATTTAACAAGTCAATTGAAAAAGTTTTATGATAATAAGTTAGTATCAGCATATTTAGATATTACAGGTGGATATGCTGATGTGAGAGTAGCTGTGGCAGGCGCTGGTTTGTTATTTGCTAGTAATACATCAACATGTGGTCGTATGCTTGGGGGGGCAGGAGTGGGGGCTCTAGGGATATATGGTGTTGGTAATATTGTTAATGGGGCAGGAGAATTTTTAGAAGGAGTGGGAGCAGGTGAACATGATTGGGATTTTGTTAAGAATGGATTTAAGAAAATTTCTCCAGAATATGGAGAGACAATATATGATTATGGTAATCTTATCAAGAGCGGACGTGAAGCAGTAAAATCAAAGCAAGTGATGGATATTATAAGTTCTGGGAAAGACCTTAATGATGTAATGGATGTAACTAAAAGGAAAATGGATGAGTATGCTAATACTATAGAGACGACTAAGGTAAATATAGTAGAGTATGTTGATGATAGCGCGCAACAGATAAAAGATAATGTAGATAAATGGAACAATGGTACGAATGATGAATGTACTGAAAGTGTTAAAGTAGATAAAAATTTAAGTGTGTTATTTGAGATATATGGTAATTAA
- a CDS encoding HNH/ENDO VII family nuclease — translation MEQTPLGAVRLSGLEYRKLEALKIVEKAGQHGRCQLELGMEDSFGEQDVLQLENREIIVRAGEQIIFAGVIGSSQLIQQAGEKRLQVILYTKSFLLDIHKKSRTFQPEDKTLQDMARSVASSYKAEVIVPENETISRLVYQEEQTDWEFLCRLAESTGRYIFADAKSQGIRISLGYMPFRQSQLQADDHILSQCVLLEKCLRAQENTAKRALPCEYTLTDMDTPDLSLGVGYGLKNGERDQIIMHSCIEAQDGLLINHLQLVNKEGCRVDAHTELRDRNRGRYLTGTILAVDGTNVKVHFDVDESQDESEACWIPYENIVNNYMYSMPDVGDKVFVYHEENGKKMAQGSHRTSTDGDSDYDTPENRSLTSTNNLLQFQPDSVIMQAGRQGINSSIITMSDASGISIHSTQDIVFEAKQDIKIQAAQSETPEQFDKPCADYRNGMAAYTAHGGGYIGVNMGSNKKIGADVPGLKSASAPLETVVPSNQAKACDAATGTTHTPAASQAPDSVPVSGFLQAEGKDGLTLVVGNSSIDISKDGNIQIASPVIEESGYNKGGGGSINNAPAEETEDNSLDVAKELAWDAAEMIPIVGNLMSAYDALQDIKEGNWGMAALDAFGAIPGVGNVAKGAKLGAKGLKAAGKLEKAEKAAKAAKEGKAAVNAAKVEKKIEDIIRPVEHVTSGAAKSSAELEKSIGKGASDVLKQDAKRAAKNVNPKAPEARKLDGRENREIPENIRNNGGKDGINNNRCQGDNKVEDLKGGDPVDLVTGSFILNTTDMVFKDLGEDFVLTRCYESLYENKGQHLGSRWLINVGMCFSRDNNRITLLMPDLHLEKFQLQENGTWLNQRGGSEALKLREDKTGYQIILPAERKCYTFDSEGKLISIQQNNQRPVKLTYQGKFIQYIILSCGQEIRFTYDNDKISSITDPLGRVLRYRYDGDLLTKVTYPNGGSFQYTYDESGRILSVCDLNGKTYVKNTYDRDSRVTRQAMITGGEYVYFYDPQNRLTTYTEVHTGQRLTVHYNRQKLVEAIDYPDGTMEERGYDEWENQIYQKDRLGRETHWEFNAQGQLLQEIKADGLITTHTYDEQGRCTHTQDNLGGEICYNYTQEGWLREKKTKQSEGKWQVEAYEYDYQGRMLRKTVNGQETRYWYKEDSPVPCAMRTPCGDEFRYEYDDANRLSIIASEFGERSFGYDSLDHIVSDTDALGNTYTANFDLMGNLRRECSPKENASEEQSRYWRYAYDGMDNPIHTESPLGVVYAKEYDGESRLTKEIHPEAENGEGISYDYDADGRKIRTHYPDGGVERSFYDAEGNLIKKVTPNHYDPLTDDGAGTTYTYDAGNRRTSVTNEAGDLLEVSRYDVRGRCVYHQDAGQLEASREVMVYATTYRYDLVGNKLEERKAVSEKDGAIQYSLRRWTYDVHNNIIEEKTWLTLQSEISASGLTRTIRNNYDKQNRLIRVTDNLGAEVKYTYNSIGKRTSEERKVNAEETRLIKYRYDETGRLIERAEKLNQKRKGTWWAHTRYAYDANGNIIEIQFPNGSKIQRDYDAMDRLTAETVIDHISKQKNTTNFDYDKAGNITSITDDCGRDEQFTYNLMNQRTQEITSEGRTQNLVYDKEGNITERQLPQEMSYRYQYDSVGRLTAVIGTDGKPLETVAYDRAGRRIKVETSGGSGASYAYTAAGWQTHIETKGGASQSYHYDAQGNVTGIVDGNGNETSYVLDSWGRITEIRKADGSKENYAYDFAGNITEAVDGNGNKRIYAYDDNNQLKSITYPDGSEEKYLYGIDGNLSKFQDRNGIVNEYQWNVYGSMTERKAGNLRNVYEYAANGQLTAAISNGMDYRYSYDKDGLLTAKKASGRTLLGYTYDELGRKTSQTDISGRTVKYQFDKSNHLCDIRDEFDQSIVRFDRDADGAVQKITHANGMWQDIRYDADKNITSLTVATPDKILAQNTYCYDGNGQRIEKNELTGKTLYTYDSLNRLAQAEYPTYTERFTYDQSGNRLTRTAKDIEEQYVYDVNNRLTQRSVNGQVETYQYDQSGNLLKEANNTYEYDAFRRTSKVTTKAGNMQINRYDAEGLRYEMEENGKLVQFIFNENKEVIAENEEGSINRLIQTSDLWAMESEPEKTWYHYASDEQGSTIFITDRQGKVKNHYAYDAFGNTVEAEEQIFNRYQYTGQQFDQITQQYYLRARFYNPAIARFTQEDEYHGDGLNLYAYCANNPVDYYDPSGYDCELKQLYKKYTPVQYEGTVKVGGVERDVSRKVFQNNEIDWYKKLPNGKTNLELAMSWNAPIGKDGKPIELHHVLQKEPGCMVEIESSIHSNNHQVLHGLIEDGDSFRNDPVLNKQYKNFKRKYWRWRAENVK, via the coding sequence ATGGAACAAACTCCGCTAGGAGCAGTCAGGCTTTCTGGTCTGGAATACAGGAAACTCGAAGCCTTGAAAATCGTAGAGAAGGCCGGCCAGCATGGGCGGTGTCAGCTGGAACTGGGGATGGAGGATTCTTTCGGCGAGCAGGATGTATTGCAGCTGGAGAATCGGGAGATAATCGTCCGGGCTGGGGAGCAGATTATTTTTGCCGGTGTGATAGGTTCCAGCCAGCTCATACAGCAGGCGGGGGAAAAACGGCTGCAAGTTATCCTGTATACGAAGTCTTTTTTGCTGGATATCCATAAGAAATCCCGCACCTTCCAGCCGGAGGATAAGACCTTGCAGGATATGGCAAGGTCTGTAGCCTCGTCGTACAAGGCAGAAGTTATCGTCCCGGAGAATGAAACGATTTCCCGGCTGGTCTATCAGGAAGAACAGACGGATTGGGAATTTCTATGCCGCTTGGCAGAGAGTACAGGAAGATATATTTTTGCCGATGCCAAAAGTCAGGGAATCCGTATCAGTTTGGGCTATATGCCCTTCCGCCAAAGCCAGCTTCAGGCAGATGACCATATTCTGAGTCAGTGTGTGCTCTTGGAAAAATGCCTGCGGGCGCAGGAAAATACCGCGAAGCGTGCTTTGCCCTGCGAATATACGCTGACGGACATGGATACACCGGATTTGTCTTTGGGCGTGGGCTACGGCCTGAAGAATGGCGAGCGTGACCAGATTATAATGCACAGCTGTATCGAGGCGCAGGATGGCTTGCTGATTAATCACCTGCAACTGGTGAACAAGGAAGGCTGCCGTGTAGATGCCCATACAGAGCTTCGGGACAGGAACCGTGGCCGTTATTTGACAGGAACGATCTTGGCGGTTGACGGCACGAATGTCAAGGTTCATTTTGATGTGGATGAAAGTCAGGATGAGAGCGAAGCCTGCTGGATTCCCTATGAGAATATCGTCAACAATTATATGTACTCTATGCCGGATGTGGGCGATAAGGTATTCGTCTATCACGAGGAAAACGGCAAGAAAATGGCTCAGGGCAGCCATCGTACTTCTACGGATGGTGACAGCGATTATGATACGCCAGAGAATCGCTCCCTGACCAGTACCAATAATCTGCTGCAATTCCAGCCGGACAGTGTGATCATGCAGGCCGGACGGCAGGGAATAAACAGTTCTATTATCACCATGAGTGATGCGTCGGGGATAAGCATACATTCTACGCAGGATATTGTATTTGAAGCAAAGCAGGATATCAAAATTCAGGCGGCACAGAGTGAGACACCTGAACAGTTTGATAAGCCCTGCGCTGATTACCGTAATGGTATGGCGGCTTATACTGCTCATGGCGGCGGCTACATTGGTGTCAATATGGGCAGCAATAAGAAAATTGGTGCGGATGTTCCGGGGTTGAAATCGGCCAGTGCTCCTTTGGAAACCGTAGTGCCCTCCAATCAGGCCAAGGCCTGTGATGCGGCTACGGGAACAACACATACTCCTGCAGCATCGCAAGCGCCGGATAGTGTACCCGTAAGTGGTTTCCTGCAGGCAGAAGGCAAGGATGGCTTAACCCTTGTGGTAGGGAATAGCAGTATTGACATCAGCAAGGATGGGAATATACAGATAGCCTCGCCGGTAATAGAAGAAAGCGGTTATAACAAGGGCGGTGGCGGCAGTATAAATAATGCACCAGCAGAAGAAACGGAGGACAATTCGCTGGACGTTGCCAAGGAACTTGCCTGGGATGCTGCGGAAATGATTCCGATAGTGGGAAATCTGATGAGTGCCTATGATGCCTTGCAGGATATCAAAGAAGGCAATTGGGGCATGGCCGCATTGGATGCCTTTGGAGCGATTCCGGGAGTAGGGAATGTAGCCAAAGGCGCGAAATTAGGAGCAAAGGGGCTGAAAGCTGCTGGTAAGCTGGAAAAAGCTGAAAAAGCAGCTAAAGCGGCTAAAGAAGGTAAGGCGGCGGTTAATGCGGCAAAAGTGGAAAAGAAAATCGAAGATATAATCAGACCGGTTGAGCACGTCACGAGCGGTGCGGCCAAAAGTTCTGCCGAGTTGGAAAAAAGCATAGGTAAAGGGGCTAGTGATGTATTGAAACAAGATGCGAAAAGGGCCGCAAAAAATGTTAATCCCAAAGCGCCGGAAGCAAGAAAATTAGATGGGCGGGAAAACCGTGAAATCCCTGAAAATATAAGGAATAACGGCGGAAAAGATGGAATTAATAATAATCGCTGCCAAGGGGATAACAAGGTTGAAGATTTAAAAGGTGGCGATCCGGTAGATTTAGTTACAGGCAGTTTTATCCTGAATACAACGGACATGGTGTTCAAGGATTTAGGTGAAGATTTTGTCCTTACTCGTTGCTACGAATCCCTCTATGAAAATAAAGGCCAGCACCTTGGCAGCCGTTGGTTGATAAATGTAGGGATGTGCTTTTCCCGCGATAATAACCGGATTACGCTTCTGATGCCTGACTTGCATCTGGAAAAATTCCAGTTGCAGGAGAATGGTACATGGCTGAATCAGCGTGGCGGCAGTGAAGCATTGAAGCTCCGTGAGGATAAAACGGGCTACCAGATTATACTTCCTGCTGAACGAAAATGCTATACCTTTGATTCGGAGGGCAAGCTGATTTCCATTCAGCAGAATAACCAGCGGCCAGTAAAACTTACCTATCAGGGGAAGTTTATCCAGTATATCATCCTTTCCTGCGGTCAGGAGATTCGTTTTACCTACGATAACGATAAGATCAGCTCCATCACAGATCCGCTTGGCCGTGTGTTGCGTTACCGTTATGATGGTGATCTGCTGACCAAGGTAACCTATCCGAACGGGGGCAGTTTTCAGTATACTTATGATGAGTCAGGCCGTATTCTGTCCGTATGTGACCTCAACGGCAAGACTTATGTGAAAAACACCTACGACAGGGACAGCCGTGTTACCCGGCAGGCTATGATTACCGGCGGCGAGTATGTATATTTCTACGATCCGCAGAATCGGCTTACCACTTACACAGAAGTACATACCGGTCAGCGGCTTACGGTGCATTATAACCGGCAGAAACTGGTGGAGGCCATTGATTACCCGGATGGCACGATGGAAGAACGCGGCTATGATGAATGGGAAAATCAGATTTACCAAAAAGACCGCCTGGGGCGTGAGACGCATTGGGAATTCAACGCCCAAGGCCAACTTTTGCAGGAAATAAAAGCGGATGGCTTAATCACCACTCATACCTATGATGAACAGGGCCGGTGCACTCATACGCAGGATAATCTAGGCGGTGAGATATGCTATAATTACACCCAAGAAGGCTGGCTCAGGGAAAAGAAAACGAAACAGTCCGAGGGCAAGTGGCAGGTGGAAGCCTACGAATACGATTATCAGGGGCGTATGCTTCGTAAGACCGTAAATGGTCAGGAAACGCGCTACTGGTATAAGGAGGATTCCCCTGTTCCCTGTGCTATGCGCACTCCCTGTGGGGATGAATTCCGCTATGAGTATGATGACGCAAATCGTTTGAGCATAATTGCTAGCGAATTTGGTGAGCGCAGCTTCGGCTATGACAGCCTTGACCATATTGTCAGCGATACCGATGCGTTGGGCAATACATACACGGCAAACTTTGACCTGATGGGCAATCTGCGCCGGGAATGCAGCCCTAAGGAAAATGCCAGCGAGGAGCAGTCTCGTTACTGGCGTTATGCCTATGACGGCATGGACAATCCCATCCACACGGAAAGCCCGCTGGGCGTAGTTTATGCCAAGGAATACGACGGCGAAAGCCGCCTAACCAAAGAAATTCACCCAGAGGCAGAAAACGGCGAAGGTATTTCTTATGATTACGATGCTGATGGCCGCAAAATCCGTACCCATTACCCGGACGGCGGCGTGGAGCGCTCTTTCTATGATGCAGAGGGGAATCTCATCAAGAAGGTAACGCCGAACCATTATGATCCGTTAACCGATGATGGCGCAGGAACGACCTACACTTATGACGCAGGCAATCGCCGTACTTCCGTGACAAATGAAGCTGGCGACCTGCTGGAGGTCTCCCGCTATGATGTCAGAGGACGTTGCGTTTACCATCAGGATGCAGGCCAGCTTGAAGCCAGCCGGGAAGTTATGGTCTATGCCACCACCTACCGCTATGACTTGGTGGGCAACAAGTTGGAGGAACGCAAGGCTGTCTCCGAAAAAGATGGTGCAATCCAGTACAGCCTGCGGCGCTGGACGTATGATGTCCATAACAACATCATCGAGGAAAAGACCTGGCTCACCCTGCAAAGCGAGATTAGTGCCAGCGGCCTGACGCGCACCATCCGCAATAACTATGACAAGCAGAATCGTCTGATCCGGGTAACGGACAATCTGGGGGCAGAAGTCAAATACACCTACAACAGCATAGGAAAACGAACCAGTGAGGAACGCAAGGTCAATGCAGAAGAAACCCGGCTGATCAAGTACCGCTATGATGAAACAGGCCGACTCATTGAACGGGCAGAAAAACTCAACCAAAAGCGCAAGGGCACATGGTGGGCGCATACCCGCTATGCTTATGATGCCAACGGGAATATCATAGAGATTCAGTTCCCAAATGGCAGCAAGATACAACGCGATTATGATGCCATGGACAGGCTGACCGCTGAAACGGTAATCGACCATATTTCCAAGCAGAAAAATACGACCAACTTTGACTACGATAAGGCTGGCAACATAACCAGCATCACGGATGATTGTGGCCGTGATGAACAGTTCACCTACAACCTGATGAATCAGCGGACGCAGGAAATCACCAGCGAAGGCCGTACGCAGAATCTGGTCTACGACAAAGAAGGCAACATAACCGAACGCCAGCTGCCGCAGGAAATGTCCTACCGTTACCAGTACGACAGCGTAGGGCGATTGACGGCGGTAATCGGAACCGATGGAAAGCCATTGGAAACGGTAGCCTACGACCGTGCGGGCCGCAGAATCAAGGTGGAAACCTCAGGCGGCAGTGGCGCAAGCTACGCCTACACCGCCGCAGGCTGGCAAACGCATATCGAAACCAAGGGAGGCGCAAGCCAATCCTATCACTACGATGCCCAGGGCAATGTCACAGGCATCGTTGACGGCAACGGCAATGAAACGAGTTACGTCCTCGACAGCTGGGGCCGCATCACGGAAATCCGCAAAGCTGACGGCAGTAAGGAAAACTATGCCTATGACTTCGCCGGAAATATCACCGAAGCTGTGGATGGCAACGGAAACAAGCGCATCTATGCCTATGATGACAACAACCAGCTGAAATCCATAACCTACCCGGATGGTAGTGAGGAAAAATATCTTTACGGCATTGACGGAAATCTAAGCAAATTCCAAGACCGCAATGGTATAGTTAATGAGTACCAGTGGAATGTCTACGGCAGTATGACCGAGCGGAAGGCTGGAAATTTGCGTAATGTTTATGAGTATGCCGCAAACGGCCAGCTCACAGCCGCAATATCCAATGGTATGGACTACCGCTACAGCTACGACAAAGACGGTCTGTTGACCGCCAAGAAAGCCAGCGGCAGGACACTTCTGGGCTATACCTATGACGAACTAGGGCGTAAAACCAGCCAGACGGACATTTCCGGACGAACAGTCAAATATCAGTTTGACAAGTCAAACCACCTGTGTGACATACGGGATGAATTTGACCAGTCAATTGTCAGATTTGACCGTGACGCAGATGGCGCAGTCCAAAAGATTACTCACGCCAATGGTATGTGGCAGGATATCCGCTATGATGCTGATAAGAATATCACAAGCCTGACCGTAGCCACGCCGGATAAGATACTAGCACAGAACACCTACTGCTACGACGGCAATGGTCAAAGAATCGAGAAAAATGAGCTGACAGGCAAAACGCTGTACACCTACGACAGCCTGAATCGTCTGGCACAGGCCGAATATCCGACCTATACGGAACGATTCACCTATGACCAATCAGGCAATCGCCTGACCAGAACGGCAAAGGATATCGAGGAGCAATATGTTTATGATGTCAATAACCGTCTGACACAAAGGTCGGTCAACGGTCAGGTAGAAACCTATCAATATGACCAGTCAGGCAACTTGCTCAAAGAAGCCAATAACACCTACGAGTATGATGCTTTCCGCAGAACCAGCAAAGTGACAACCAAAGCGGGCAATATGCAAATAAACCGCTACGATGCTGAAGGGCTCCGTTATGAAATGGAAGAAAACGGCAAGCTGGTGCAGTTCATCTTCAACGAGAACAAGGAAGTAATCGCGGAAAATGAAGAGGGCAGCATAAACCGCCTAATTCAGACAAGTGACCTCTGGGCTATGGAGTCCGAGCCGGAAAAGACATGGTATCACTATGCTAGCGATGAACAGGGAAGTACCATCTTCATTACGGATAGACAGGGCAAAGTAAAGAACCACTATGCTTATGATGCTTTTGGTAATACGGTAGAAGCAGAAGAACAAATCTTCAACCGCTACCAATACACAGGCCAACAGTTCGACCAGATAACCCAACAATACTACCTGCGTGCAAGATTCTACAACCCAGCTATTGCCAGATTCACGCAGGAAGATGAGTATCACGGGGATGGGCTGAATCTTTATGCTTACTGTGCTAATAATCCGGTGGATTATTATGATCCGAGTGGGTATGACTGTGAATTAAAACAGTTATATAAAAAATATACGCCTGTTCAGTATGAAGGAACGGTAAAAGTTGGTGGTGTTGAGAGAGATGTAAGCAGGAAAGTGTTTCAAAATAATGAAATTGATTGGTATAAAAAATTACCGAATGGTAAAACTAATTTAGAATTGGCAATGAGCTGGAATGCACCGATAGGAAAGGATGGTAAGCCAATAGAATTACATCATGTGTTACAAAAAGAGCCGGGGTGCATGGTTGAAATTGAATCAAGTATACACTCCAATAATCATCAAGTATTACATGGCTTGATAGAAGATGGTGATAGTTTTAGAAATGATCCAGTATTAAACAAACAATATAAAAACTTTAAAAGGAAATATTGGAGATGGAGGGCTGAAAATGTTAAATAA
- a CDS encoding SMI1/KNR4 family protein encodes MLNKEVYLTFNEIKKIIERNKEEVLFISGGLSDVDIFEMEKELGVRFPIEYRMFLKEYGASSVLGITIFGVAAPPYPSVVEITKEYRRYGLPKNYVVYENCDEYVNCIDVDYNSAKYGGTISWSYVDKIAYYDSNNFFDSYLMELRESEDNL; translated from the coding sequence ATGTTAAATAAAGAAGTATATTTAACTTTTAATGAAATTAAAAAGATTATAGAGAGAAATAAAGAAGAAGTATTATTTATAAGTGGTGGTTTATCGGATGTAGATATATTTGAAATGGAAAAAGAGTTGGGTGTTAGATTTCCAATAGAATATAGAATGTTTTTAAAAGAATATGGTGCTAGTTCTGTTTTGGGAATTACGATATTTGGAGTTGCGGCACCACCATATCCAAGTGTGGTTGAAATAACGAAAGAATATAGAAGATATGGTTTGCCTAAAAATTATGTGGTATATGAAAATTGTGATGAATATGTTAATTGTATAGATGTAGATTATAATTCGGCTAAGTATGGGGGAACGATATCTTGGAGTTATGTTGATAAGATTGCATATTATGACAGTAATAATTTCTTTGATTCATATTTGATGGAACTTAGAGAATCGGAAGATAATTTGTAG